The Streptomyces sp. NBC_00224 genome contains the following window.
CGTGATCTTCCTGGTGCATGCCGTGGCGACGGGGCTGCCTGCTGGTCTGCCGTCCGAGCCGTACCTCTATCTCGGCGGTCTGGTCGGCATCTCCTTCATCACCATCGCGGTCGCCACGGTGCAGAAGCTCGGCGTCCTGGTGCTCGGACTGTGCACGATCAGTGGTCAGTTGGTCGGCTCCCTCGCCTTGGACCTGCTGCTGCCGCGCGGTGATACGCAGGTCACGGCGGCCACCGTCGCGGGCGTCGTGCTCGCCCTGGTGGCCATCGCGGTCGCGGCGCTCTCGGGTACGCGGGCGGGCCGGGTCGTCTCTTCGAGCGATGCGACCCGGCCCACCGCGCCGGAGCGAGTGAAGGGCTAGTCGCGCTTGGGCCAGACCGGGCCCTGGTCGGTCCAGATGACGCCCTTGTTGCGGCACAGGCAGAAGGGGTGGCCGATCGGGTCGGTGTAGACCTGCCAGCCGTAGCCGTTGGAGCCGATGGAGTCCTGCCTCAGCGTCGCGCCGAGGTCGAGGACGCGGCGCTGCTCGGACTCGATCTCGTCCACTTCGAAGTCGAGGTGGAACTGCTTGGGGTGCTCGCTGTCGGGCCACTGCGGAGCGCGGTAGTCGTCCACCCGGATGAATGCCAGCTCGATCTCGCCGAACTGGATGCCAGCCCACTCCTCGGAGCTGCCTTCCTTGATCGGACGGCCCGTCACCTCGGAGTAGAAAGCCGCCAGCTTCATCGTGTCCGGACAGTCGATAATGAAATCAGTGAGTCGCAACATCCCGCGATCTTGCCACAAGCTCACACCCGACTTCGGGACAGGCCCTGAGCAGCTCCGCCAAGGGCCTCGGCCACCACCCGTAACCCGGCCAGTGCGGCCGCCACACGGCGCTGAGGGCGACGCCCGAACACCCTCGATAACCGGGGGAGTGCTCAGGGTGAGGCGGTGGGGCGCCCCCCCGCCCGCACGGTCCGGCGCATCGCCGCTGGTCACGCCGCTGTGTCTGTAGCACCCTGGAGGAAGGGAAGTCGCGCGAGCAGAAAGCAACGCAAAGCGCCCCGGTTTTCCCTTTCCCCTGAGGTCGGGCCTCGCTCATGGCCGGACCGTGAGGGCGCGCCGGGACGGGTGAAGGCGGTGGCCTTCGCGAACGACGGCCGGCGGCTGCGTGAACACGGCCTTGGGCGGCGGCCAGGGAGAAGGAAAGCGGCCATGGATACCAACAGTGGCAATCCCCGTGTCGTGGTGGGTGTCGACGGCTCCGATGCGTCTTATGAGGCGCTGCGGTGGGCGGTGCGGCACGCCCGCCTCATCCGGGCGACGGTGGACGCAGTGGCGGCCTACGAAGTGCCCGGGGCGGCCGGGTGGTCCGCTCCGGCGGTGGACGCGGACCTCGATGAGGAACAGGCGAGAAAGGATCTTGCCGATGAGATTCGCACCGTGCTCGTACAGGCCGAAGACGTGGCACTGACCAGCCACGTGGCGCGGGGCAACCCGGCAGAGGTGCTGATCGCCGCGTCGGCCGACGCGGAGCTGCTGGTGGTGGGCAGCCGCGGCAGGGGAGGGTTCGCACGCCTCCTGCTCGGCTCGGTCAGCCTGCAATGCGCCCAGCATGCGTCGTGCCCGGTGGTCATCATCCGCCAGGGCACCGCGGACGACGTCGGCGTCGTCCACGAGACGTGAGGGTGTGGGCGCGCCGCGTGACCTACCCGTTTTCGACTGCGTCCCGAGGAGCACCATGGCGCGGCGAGTGACGGCGAAACACCTGTTGGAGGAGTACGGGAGGACCCACGCCGAGGAAGCGGGTATCCGGGCGGCGGAACACGTCGGCACCGCCGCTCGGCCGTGCGCACGGGCCCGCCACGCTGCGGGCGATCTAGGGCTTGTGAAGACAGCTGCGGGGCTGGCGCGTCTCGTCGCGGCCGAGGATCTGCCGAAGCCGGCAGCCGCCCTGGTGCGGGTCGAACTCTCCAGTGGGGCCGCCGATGCCCTGCGAGAGACGGGCTGAGAGCGGGCAACGTACGCGGTCGTCTCCCTGGGCCGGTCTTCAGCGGGCCGAGCGATCGGGTTACGGTTCCGCCTTCGAGCCGTCGGGTGGTGTCCGGTCGAGTTCGGCGGCCCAGCGCTCGGACCAGCGGTTCAGGCCGCGAAGTTCGTGGCAGGCGTCCTTGCCGAGAGGTGTCAGTCGGTAGCCGCCTTCGAGGTCGCGCTCGACGAGAAGGGTTTCCTGGAGTTCGGTGAGGCGTTGCTGAAGCACGCTGGACGACATGCCGTCGCACCGTTGTTGCAGCGGCCGGAATCCAAGGGCCTGGTCCCGGAGTTCCCACAGGATGCGCAAGGTCCAGCGTCGGCCGAACAGGTCGAGGGCCGCCATGATGGGACGCCCCGTGGAGGACCCGCGCACGGGACGCCGGGGTGCTGGTGCGGCGGTCATCGAGCCTGCCCTTCTCTTCTGCCCGGGATGGCGCTTCGGTTTCAGAGACAGTACCTTCTCTCCAGGTGCTTCTAAAAGAGAAGCAGTCGAGGGAGGCTCCATGACTGCCCGGATCTCACCTGTCGCTGCCCCGTACCCCGCTGACGTCGCATCAGTGCTGCGCGGCATGATGCCCACCGGAGAGGAGCCGATCGCCCTCTTCCGGACCTACGCGCGCAACCCGCCGCTGACGGAGGCGCTCCACGCCTGGGGCTCCTACCAGCTCAGCCGCCGACTCAGTCTCGGCCTGCGCGACCGGGAAATCGTCATCGACCGCACCTGCGCGCTGTGCGGGTGCGAGTACGAGTGGGGCGTGCACGTTCAACGCTTCGCACCACGCGCGGAGTTGAACGTTGCGCAGATCCGTTCACTCACGCGCGGAACGAGCACGGACGCATGCTGGGAAACCGAACGCGACCGGCTGCTCATCGAGGCGACCGACGCGCTGCACGCCCACCACGACATCGACGATGCGCTGTGGGGCCGACTGGCGACCGAGTTCAGCTCCGAGCAACTCCTGGACCTGCTGATGCTGTGCGGCTGGTACCACGCCATCAGCTACACCGCCCGCGCCACCCGGCTCCCCCCGGAGCCCGGCGCACCACGGTTCTCCGAGTTCTCGGGAAGTGTCTGACCCCGCAGGGTGACGCGTACAACGTCAGGACTGGCAGCACCTGGAGCCCTGATGACCGGTGGTGTCCCTTCGGCTCAGCCGGCCGGAGTGCCCTGGTGGAAGTACATTCGCCAGCCCTCTTCCGTCAGGCGCCACAAGGAACTCCGCCATGCCCTACGGCCTTGGTGGTCGGTGAGGTACGTCAGGTGCACGATGCCCGGGGCAAGGACGACGCCGGACATCTCGTCGACGTTGACCGGCGACTCCGGGGACACCGCGCCGTCACCCGTCACCGTGAGGATCGACGCCACGTCCCACCGGTTTCCAGATGCCCCGATCTCGGTGAACTCCGGATCAAGAAGCTCCAGGACACGGTCCGGGGAAGCACGCACCTCAGGATCGAGAAGCCGCAGCTCCCCCTCCATCGCCGCCTGTACGGCCCGCTCACTCTCATCCGCCATGCGGGAACCCTACGGACGCCGCGCCCCAGGTCAGAGCGAATTGTTCACGTGCGGTGGCCGGGGAGTGGGTCTGGGTCGTCGGCGGGCTGACGCAGCTCCAGGAGACCGCGGGCCGCGAGGTCGAGGAGGGTGGCCGCGGCGGCGCGGTCGACGGACCGCCACCGGTTGGCCAGCAGCGCGTCTTCGCGGTACTGCGCCAGCCCGACTGGGCGGTGACCACGGGCCCGGACGCGGACCACTCGCTGCGCCGCCCCGGGCTGCTGCTGAGCGCCGGATGGGTGGGCATCGCACTGCTCGGCGTCCTGGTGGCGGGCCGCTTCGGCCGCTGGACGCTGTTCGTGGCGTTCCTCGCGATGATGCCCGGCAACTTCGGCAGCGCCCACGGCTGGCTGAGCCACGCCATGGACCGCTCCGGGCCGCTGGTGGGGGAGACGGTCGCGATCGTCTGCTTCGGCGCGCTGGCCGCGTACTACGCGACGCTCGCCGTCCTGGAGCGGCGTGCTCCGCACACGGTCACGGGTGAGGTGTTGCGCATGGAGCCGCGCAGACGTGAAAGTGCGCCGCGCTTCTTGGCGCTGGACACGGGCGAGACGGACCGCACTCGCTTATGCGTACTCAGCCCGGCGTCCGCGCCATCAGCCTCAGGTCCTTGGCCGGGAGTCTGCCCGTGGTCAGGTAGAGCGTGGCGCTCGCGTCCGCGCGGGAGTTGGTGCCGTTGACGATGTGCCCCTCTCCGCCGAGGACGGTGACCATCCGGGAGCCGCGCAGGGCCTGGTGCATGGCCTGGCCGCTGGCCAGGGGCGTTGCCGGGTCCCACTCGTTCTGCAGGATGAGTGCGCGGACGTTGTTGTTCACGGTTGTCCCGGGCTCGCTGCCCGGCTTCCAGAAGGCGCACGGTTTGATGCTGGACGCGAAGTCGCCGGACAGTGGATAGCGGGCCTTGTCGCGGATCGCGTCGCGGCGGTACTGCTCGGGGTCGCGCGGCCACGACGCGCGGGTGTCGGCGCACAGGACAGCCCAGGCGCTCGCGGCTTCATTGTCCGAGGGAACAAGGTCATGGGCGGACGACGGAGGGAGGGGGCTGAGGGCCTGCCCGGGAGTGCCGGACGGGGTCGCCCTCCTGCCCTCGGCCGCCTTCTTCAGCTCGGCGACCCAGGTGGCGGCCTTCTGAACCCGGGAGAACGTGGCGCGCTGAGCACGGATGTCGTCACCGGTGAAGAGTGTTCCGCCGTAGTCGATGGGTGTGCGGTCGGCCCGGGCGATGAGGTCCCAGAAGGTCTTGCGGACCTCGGCCGGGGTATGGCCCAGTTCGTACGTCGTGTGTCGCTCGGCAGTCCATTGCGTCCATCGTGTGAAGGCGGGCTCGGCCCTCTCCGCCATCGCCTGGAACATGCCCCGCCCGTACCGCTCCGGGTCGGCCGCACTGTCCAGCACGAACCGGTCGGTGTGCCGGGGGAACATCTGCGTGTAGACGGCGCCGAGGTAGGTGCCGTAGGAGAACCCCAGGTAGGAGATCTTCCTTTCGCCCAGCACGGCGCGGATGACGTCCATGTCGCGAGCGGTGTTGCGGGTGGTGAGGTGGCGCAGCCTGTCACCTTCCTTGGCCTGGCACTTGTCGGCCACCGTACGGGCCCACTCCACGTCCTTGGCGAAGCTCTCGGCCCTGTACGGGCGTTCCAAGGCCTGTTCGTCGCCGGACAGACCGCAGCTGACGGGCGAGCTCTGCCCGATGCCCCTCGGGTCGAACCCGATGAGGTCGTACCGCCTCCTCACTTCCTCGGAGATGTTCACGTTCGGGTCGACGGGCAGGCTCAGGCCCGGCCCGCCGGGGCCGCCGGGGTTGAGCAGCAGAACGCCACGGCGTTCCTTTGCGCTGCTTGCCTTCAGCCGCGATATCGCGACGTCGACCTTCTTGCCGTCGGGATCGCTGTAGTCCAGCGGCACCTTGAGTGTCGTGCACTGAAAGGCGGCGGGGCTGTCCGCGCCGCAGCGCTGCCACTGGGGCTTCTGCTGCGTGTATTGCCGCAGAGGAGCCTTGGTCGCAGACGCCTCGGACGCGGCAAGGGCTGTTGTGGGTGTCTGCGCCGCGACGCACGTCGCTATGGCGCCGAGGGCCATGAGAGGTGTTGTTCGTGTGTTCCGCACGTTGATGCTCGTCCTCACTGGGGAGTGCCGTCTGTGTTGCCCGTCGCTGGTCGCCGGTCAGTTCCCGGCGAACTGCTGGTGGACGCACTGCTTGTACTGCTGGAAACTGTCCGGCTGGTAGCAGTCCTGCGTCGTGTTGGCGTACCAGACCGTGAAGACGGCGACCAGGATGGACACCACGATCGCGAGGGCCGACGTCACCACCGCGGTGATGGCCTTGCTCCGGCCGATGCCGGTCCGCTTGGTCGTCGGCAGGGCCGCGATGCCCAGGATCAGGCCGATGACACCGAGCGGGCCGCCGACGAAGACGATCGACGTGCTCAAGGCGATGACGCCCAGCACCACGGCGGCTCCGGCCAGACTGTTCTTGCCGCCCACAGGCCGTGTGTCGTGGCCGTGGCCCCGGGGGCCTGGGGAGTACGGGTCCGCTTCAGCGGCCCAATTCGATGCCGTGTGATGCGGCGACATCTCAGTCATTTCTGTCGCTTGCGTGTTCATCAGCGCGTCCTTCCGTTTCAACCGGGCAGGACACGATCATGGTTTCCGGGGGCTTGGGTACGCATCGCGTAATGGCGGGAGAATGTGCTCCCCCGATCGGGGGAGGTCGCCGGTGAGCTGCCCGGTCATACTGGGGCGATCATGATCAGGGGAATCCGGCCGCTGCTGCGCGGCTCCACGTATACGGGCATGCTGTTCGCCTATTGCGGCGCGTTGGCGAGTCTGCCACTGCTGCCATTCGCGCTGCTGCCGACGCTGGCGTGGCCATCCGCTCCCTATGGAGTGCAGGCCGTCCTGGTCCTCCTGGTCTGGGCGGCACTGATCGGCGCGGTCGGGCTGCCCCGCACCACGCGCCGGGCACTGATCGCGTGCGCCCGCCAACTGCTGAGGGTGCCGCTGCCGGCTCCTGTGACCGCCCGTCAGCGGGCACCCGAGCCCGGCACCGCGCCGACTCCTCCCGCGCCGACCCCGGCCGTGGCATCCGGCGCCGACCGTTGGCGGACTCCTCTCTGGCTGCTGTTGCACGTGGCGCTGGGGTGGACGGGTGCGCTGGTCAGCGGTGTGCTGATCCTCGCCGGCCTGGCCCTTTCGGCGATGGGTTGGTTCCGTGCCGAGGCGGGGCTGAGTCTGTTCGGCTGGTCGGTGCGGGCGGAGGCCGGCTGGCAGAGCTGGGTGGTGGCACTCGGCTGCGTGTTGCTGGCGGCGGCCGTGTGCGCGGTGGTGACGAATACCCTGCGGTGGTTGGCGCCCAGGTTGCTGGGGCCGTCGTCGGCCGAGCGCCTCGCGCTGGCGGCCGAGCGGGAGTTGCGACTGGCCGAACGCAACCGACTGGCCCACGAGTTGCACGACTCGATCGGACACACCCTGACGGCGACCACGATCCAGGCGGCGGTGGCGGGCGAAGTGCTCTCCGCCGACCCGGTGGCCGCGCGGGCCGCCCTGCGCAGCATCGAGGAGTCGACCCGTGCCGCGCTGGAGGACCTGGACTACGTACTGGGCGTGCTGCGCGAGCAGAAGGCGGAGACGGCTCCCACCCGGACCTTGGCCGACCTGCCCGAGCTGTTCGACCGGTTGCGGCTCGCGGGCGCGGTGGTGGAACCGCAGCTGTCGGGCGAGTTGACGCAGGTGCAGGGGACGCTCTCCCGGGCGGCCTACCGGATCCTGCAAGAGGGGCTGACGAACGCGTTGCGGCACGGGGCGGGCGGTCCGATCGAGGTTTGTGTGACGGCCGCGCCGGACGGGCTTGAGCTCAGTGTGGTCAACCGGGCCGGGGCGGCGACGGGCCCGGGCCCGGGCCTGGGGTCCTTCCCGACGTCCGGGCACGGCCTGCCCGGCCTGGCCGAACGTGTGCGGCTGCTGCACGGCGAGTTCGAGGCCGGCCCGGACGGGCCGCGGCACTGGCGGTTGGCGGTCCGGCTGCCGGTACGGTTGTCGGCATGACCGGCACTGACACGAGCGAAGCCGTCGTGGCCGACCCTGACACGAGAGCAGCCGCCATGACCGGCGTCGCCGCCACCATTCCTGCCGGCACCCCCGTCACACTCCTGATCGCGGACGACGACGAGGTGACCCGCAGCGGTCTGCGCACCTTGCTCGCGGCACAGCCGGGGATCGCGGTGGTCGGGGAGGCCGCCGACGGCGTCGAGGCGGTCGATCGGGCACTGCGGTTGCGGCCGGACGTGGTCCTGATGGACGTACGGATGCCGCGTCGCAACGGAATCGAGGCCACCCGGCAGTTGCTGGCCGAGTCGGCCCGGCCGCCGAAGGTCGTGGTGATCACCACGTTCGAGAACGACGACTACGTCACCGCCGCGCTCAGCGCCGGGGCCAGTGGGTTTGTGCTCAAGCGGCATCCGGTCCGCCAGATCGCGGAGGCGGTGCGGGTCGTGGCGGCGGGAGAGGCGATCCTCTTCCCGGCGGCGCTGCGCCGGATGGTCGCCGCCCGCCCGCTGGACTCCGCCGAGGCGCTGCCGAAGGCGGCGCTGACGGGGCGGGAGGAGGAGGTGCTGCGGCTGATGGCCACCGGCCTGTCCAACCCGGAGATCGCCGAGTCGCTCACAGTGAGCTTGGAGACGGTGAAGACCC
Protein-coding sequences here:
- a CDS encoding response regulator → MTGVAATIPAGTPVTLLIADDDEVTRSGLRTLLAAQPGIAVVGEAADGVEAVDRALRLRPDVVLMDVRMPRRNGIEATRQLLAESARPPKVVVITTFENDDYVTAALSAGASGFVLKRHPVRQIAEAVRVVAAGEAILFPAALRRMVAARPLDSAEALPKAALTGREEEVLRLMATGLSNPEIAESLTVSLETVKTHVGNVLTKLGAQNRTHAVVIAYESGLVVPGFGG
- a CDS encoding alpha/beta hydrolase, whose protein sequence is MALGAIATCVAAQTPTTALAASEASATKAPLRQYTQQKPQWQRCGADSPAAFQCTTLKVPLDYSDPDGKKVDVAISRLKASSAKERRGVLLLNPGGPGGPGLSLPVDPNVNISEEVRRRYDLIGFDPRGIGQSSPVSCGLSGDEQALERPYRAESFAKDVEWARTVADKCQAKEGDRLRHLTTRNTARDMDVIRAVLGERKISYLGFSYGTYLGAVYTQMFPRHTDRFVLDSAADPERYGRGMFQAMAERAEPAFTRWTQWTAERHTTYELGHTPAEVRKTFWDLIARADRTPIDYGGTLFTGDDIRAQRATFSRVQKAATWVAELKKAAEGRRATPSGTPGQALSPLPPSSAHDLVPSDNEAASAWAVLCADTRASWPRDPEQYRRDAIRDKARYPLSGDFASSIKPCAFWKPGSEPGTTVNNNVRALILQNEWDPATPLASGQAMHQALRGSRMVTVLGGEGHIVNGTNSRADASATLYLTTGRLPAKDLRLMARTPG
- a CDS encoding DUF4440 domain-containing protein encodes the protein MADESERAVQAAMEGELRLLDPEVRASPDRVLELLDPEFTEIGASGNRWDVASILTVTGDGAVSPESPVNVDEMSGVVLAPGIVHLTYLTDHQGRRAWRSSLWRLTEEGWRMYFHQGTPAG
- a CDS encoding DUF4190 domain-containing protein, which translates into the protein MGGKNSLAGAAVVLGVIALSTSIVFVGGPLGVIGLILGIAALPTTKRTGIGRSKAITAVVTSALAIVVSILVAVFTVWYANTTQDCYQPDSFQQYKQCVHQQFAGN
- a CDS encoding universal stress protein, encoding MDTNSGNPRVVVGVDGSDASYEALRWAVRHARLIRATVDAVAAYEVPGAAGWSAPAVDADLDEEQARKDLADEIRTVLVQAEDVALTSHVARGNPAEVLIAASADAELLVVGSRGRGGFARLLLGSVSLQCAQHASCPVVIIRQGTADDVGVVHET
- a CDS encoding VOC family protein, with product MLRLTDFIIDCPDTMKLAAFYSEVTGRPIKEGSSEEWAGIQFGEIELAFIRVDDYRAPQWPDSEHPKQFHLDFEVDEIESEQRRVLDLGATLRQDSIGSNGYGWQVYTDPIGHPFCLCRNKGVIWTDQGPVWPKRD
- a CDS encoding sensor histidine kinase, which codes for MIRGIRPLLRGSTYTGMLFAYCGALASLPLLPFALLPTLAWPSAPYGVQAVLVLLVWAALIGAVGLPRTTRRALIACARQLLRVPLPAPVTARQRAPEPGTAPTPPAPTPAVASGADRWRTPLWLLLHVALGWTGALVSGVLILAGLALSAMGWFRAEAGLSLFGWSVRAEAGWQSWVVALGCVLLAAAVCAVVTNTLRWLAPRLLGPSSAERLALAAERELRLAERNRLAHELHDSIGHTLTATTIQAAVAGEVLSADPVAARAALRSIEESTRAALEDLDYVLGVLREQKAETAPTRTLADLPELFDRLRLAGAVVEPQLSGELTQVQGTLSRAAYRILQEGLTNALRHGAGGPIEVCVTAAPDGLELSVVNRAGAATGPGPGLGSFPTSGHGLPGLAERVRLLHGEFEAGPDGPRHWRLAVRLPVRLSA
- a CDS encoding winged helix-turn-helix transcriptional regulator, with protein sequence MAALDLFGRRWTLRILWELRDQALGFRPLQQRCDGMSSSVLQQRLTELQETLLVERDLEGGYRLTPLGKDACHELRGLNRWSERWAAELDRTPPDGSKAEP
- a CDS encoding carboxymuconolactone decarboxylase family protein, with translation MTARISPVAAPYPADVASVLRGMMPTGEEPIALFRTYARNPPLTEALHAWGSYQLSRRLSLGLRDREIVIDRTCALCGCEYEWGVHVQRFAPRAELNVAQIRSLTRGTSTDACWETERDRLLIEATDALHAHHDIDDALWGRLATEFSSEQLLDLLMLCGWYHAISYTARATRLPPEPGAPRFSEFSGSV